From the Lolium rigidum isolate FL_2022 chromosome 2, APGP_CSIRO_Lrig_0.1, whole genome shotgun sequence genome, one window contains:
- the LOC124692396 gene encoding uncharacterized protein LOC124692396 translates to MSAPTNLPPPAAAAAAPLADLLESATFAPPAPAPPPPTPTAILSAWSNLRTPTPSSSSPPTLAALETLHLHRRSLRLSTAHLDQLLPLLSLHPRLVAPLLATAPHLLTAASLPLASLPLSPRLLLLGALSTAKTSKTPPINSSSGKPSTGSDHGGDDPVVAVSRILEDLEQGGESCDGIDHLALAGIGYALASADELRFGRIIGSLVRICGRIGNLGVGIRVLKLVEWLVMGFVESRTMRKVQVLLEIVSPEKCESEGYVLFPVVMAACGALRAFRVSAVRLRLDFDPKLKEAPERTIRFAAERASEEGRRHGDDLRRVLLQCIALGLTRCGQVAYHESVLQCVSMALLEELLPLPRLLRMSIKSPGGTSAELLKDQVKQHQDSILFSEAGPVTGVLCSQYSFADQKAKDYVETHVCEYAQELYHHLRAAVLLHQAKRKDLLGEIDKIADAVFFMIVVFAAEVTKHRLDANSPGGFQPEVAVRILVAFSCVEHLRRVRLPEYTEAIQRAVIVNQENAAATALFVESMPSCSELTSKPDLLTVDETRYACYMDEVQTSRILFYLRVMPTCITLIPAHIIRDKVAPVMFLYIQHSNEKVTRVAHSVMVSFLSSGTETDQDDREALKEQLAFDYIGRSLEVYPGVTPFEGLASGVVAFVRHLPAKSPAILFCIHSLVVKAKDLCSTAMVQDRSLWRSWEESTEPCKKMSDLLLRLIFLVDIQSFSYLLKELAEFVTWLPKEGQDVLLDDMHASVADSDDVIRKPVLVSWLQSLSYLSSQANIRESRNNVKSAHSTGGVELSINRTVARL, encoded by the exons ATGTCAGCGCCGACCAATCtcccaccgccggccgccgccgccgcggcgccccTCGCCGACCTCCTCGAGTCCGCCACCTTCGCGCCCCCTGCGCCGGCGCCTCCGCCGCCCACCCCCACCGCCATCCTCTCCGCGTGGTCGAACCTCCGCACCcccactccctcctcctcctctccgcccACCCTCGCCGCCCTCGagaccctccacctccaccgccgctcgCTCCGCCTCAGCACGGCGCACCTCGACCAGCTCCTCCCGCTCCTCTCGCTCCACCCCCGCCTCGTCGCCCCGCTGCTCGCCACCGCCCCGCATCTCCTCACCGCCGCTTCGCTCCCCCTCGCCTCCCTCCCCCTCTCCCctcggctcctcctcctcggcgcgcTCTCCACCGCCAAGACCTCCAAGACTCCCCCCATCAATTCCAGCTCAGGGAAGCCCAGCACGGGCAGTGACCATGGCGGCGACGACCCTGTTGTGGCTGTGAGCCGCATTCTGGAGGATTTGGAGCAGGGCGGCGAGAGCTGCGACGGCATCGATCACCTGGCGCTTGCCGGGATCGGTTACGCGCTGGCAAGTGCCGACGAGCTGCGCTTTGGGAGGATCATTGGGTCCCTGGttaggatctgcgggaggatcggGAACCTAGGTGTTGGCATCAGGGTGCTTAAACTGGTGGAGTGGCTGGTCATGGGGTTCGTCGAGTCGAGGACGATGCGCAAGGTCCAGGTTCTGCTCGAGATAGTCTCGCCGGAGAAGTGCGAGAGCGAGGGCTATGTGTTGTttccggtggtgatggcggcttgCGGTGCGCTGCGGGCATTTAGGGTTTCTGCCGTGAGACTCCGGTTGGACTTTGATCCAAAGCTGAAGGAGGCACCCGAACGGACCATTCGTTTCGCGGCCGAGAGAGCAAGTGAAGAAGGGAGGAGACATGGTGATGATCTTCGCCGTGTCCTTCTTCAGTGTATCGCGTTGGGCTTGACACGGTGTGGGCAGGTAGCGTATCATGAATCAGTGTTGCAGTGTGTTTCGATGGCACTGCTGGAGGAGCTCCTCCCTCTGCCTCGTCTGCTTAGGATGTCGATTAAGAGCCCAGGTGGAACTTCTGCTGAGCTTCTCAAGGATCAGGTTAAGCAACACCAGGATAGTATCCTTTTCAGCGAGGCAGGACCAGTGACAGGGGTGCTGTGCAGTCAGTATTCGTTTGCTGATCAGAAGGCTAAAGATTATGTCGAAACTCATGTATGCGAATATGCACAGGAGCTGTACCATCATCTTCGTGCAGCAGTGTTGCTGCACCAGGCGAAACGGAAGGATTTGCTCGGAGAGATCGATAAGATTGCCGATGCAGTATTTTTTATGATTGTAGTGTTTGCAGCAGAGGTCACAAAGCACAGGCTGGATGCAAACTCCCCAGGGGGGTTCCAGCCAGAGGTTGCTGTTAGGATCTTGGTCGCATTCTCTTGTGTGGAACATCTGAGACGCGTGCGTCTTCCTGAGTACACTGAAGCAATCCAGCGTGCTGTCATTGTCAATCAGGAGAATGCGGCGGCCACTGCTTTGTTCGTTGAGTCAATGCCGTCATGTTCTGAGTTGACAAGCAAACCAG ATTTACTAACCGTGGATGAAACAAGATACGCCTGTTACATGGATGAGGTCCAGACATCACGCATATTGTTTTATCTGCGGGTTATGCCTACTTGTATTACCCTCATTCCAGCTCACATAATTCGGGATAAAGTAGCTCCGGTCATGTTCCT ATATATACAACACTCGAACGAAAAAGTAACACGTGTTGCACACTCGGTGATGGTATCATTCCTGTCATCTGGCACTGAGACTGACCAGGATGATCGAGAAGCTTTGAAAGAGCAACTTGCCTTTGACTATATTGGGAGATCTCTGGAG GTTTACCCTGGGGTAACCCCATTCGAAGGATTAGCCTCAGGAGTTGTAGCATTTGTTCGGCACCTTCCTGCGAAGAGCCCTGCCATTCTTTTCTGTATCCATAGTCTTGTTGTGAAAGCTAAAGATCTTTGCAGTACTGCAATGGTTCAGGACAGATCCTTATGGAGATCATGGGAAGAGAGCACAGAACCTTGCAAGAAAATGTCAGACTTGTTGCTGCGGCTCATCTTCCTTGTTGATATTCAG TCATTCTCTTATCTGCTCAAGGAGCTGGCAGAATTTGTCACTTGGCTACCAAAGGAAGGCCAGGATGTGCTTCTCGATGACATGCATGCCAGTGTCGCAGATTCTGATGATGTTATACGGAAGCCCGTGCTTGTGTCGTGGTTGCAGTCCCTATCCTATTTAAGCTCTCAAGCTAATATTCGTGAATCTCGCAATAACGTGAAGAGTGCTCATTCTACAGGTGGAGTTGAGCTGAGCATAAACAGAACTGTTGCACGCCTGTGA